The Pseudomonas sp. FP198 genomic interval CCAAACCGACTGTGGTGTCCAGCACTGGCGGTGAAATGGGTGATCCCGGGGTGACCGGTAAAACCCGTAACCGTAGTCTGGCGATTTCCGACACGTTGGGCTTGTTCGATGACAAATTGCTGGTCACTTATGGTGTTCGTCGTCAGCAGTTGCGTGTCGAAAACTACAAGTACGATGGCACCACCTCAAACGGTGCCGCCAACGCAGCAAACGATGGCAGCCGTAGCGCGCTCTACGATGAAGCCGTTACCACGCCTGTCTACGGCATTGTCTACAAGCCTGTGGAAAGCGTGTCGCTCTACGCCAACCGAATCGAAGGCCTTGCAAAAGGGCCAGTGGCGTCCGGTACAGGCATCACCAACCTGGGCCAAGCCTTTCCTCCTGGCCGCACCAAACAGTTGGAAGCGGGCATCAAGTTGGACATGCAGACCTTCGGGGCTAACTTGGGCGTTTTCCGCATCGAGAAACCTTCCGATGGTTACGTCGACAACGCGCAGAACCTCTATGTGCGTGATGGTGAGCAGGTCAACAAGGGGCTGGAGATCAGCGTTTTCGGCGAGCCAATCGAAGGCCTCCGCTTGATGGCCGGCGGCACCCGCATGACGTCCGAACTCAAGAAAACCGCTGGCGGTCGCAACGACGGCAATCACGCCATTGGCGTGCCGACGTTCCAGCTCAATGCCAGCGTGGATTGGGATGTCCCGGGTATCGAAGGCGCCGCGCTCAGCGCAAGAATGTTGCGCACTGGCGGGCAATACGCGGATCAGGCCAACAACCTGAGCTTGCCCACCTGGAACCGTTTCGACGCGGGCGCACGTTATAAAATGAAGGTCGCGGAGAAAGACCTGACGTTGCGCGTCAACGTGGAAAACATCACCGACAAGAACTACTGGGCTTCGGCAAACGGCGGCTACCTTTCGCAGGGTGATCCGCGGTTGGTGAAGTTCTCAGGGACTGTTGATTTCTGAGTATTCATCTGAGGAAGGCTTGGAATACCGAGACTGAAGAGGGGAACCCAACCCCCTGTGGCGAGGGAGCTTGCTCCCGCTGGCCTGCGCAGCAGGCCCCTGCATTATTTCAGGCAAACCGCATTGTCTGGTTTTGCGACTGCTGCGCAGTCGAGCGGGAGCAAGCTCCCTCGCCACGGGGATCGGGGTGTTGCAGATACTGTATTCCCCGCTGGATGGAGGGAGCAGGAGCCCTCGCCTTGGCCTTACTTACGCTTGAGCATCTCCGGCAACTGCGCCACCAACTTCTGATTATTCAACGGCGCACGGATAAACCCGCGTTGGGTGCCGTCCGGGCCGATCACGGCGAGGTTGCCGCTGTGGTCGACGGTGTAGTTGGGCTTGCTGGTGTCCGCCGGGATGAACGGGATGCTCACCGCATTGGCGAGTTTTTGCAGGTCTTGCACCGAGGCGGCGGTCAGGCCGATGAACTGTGGGTCGAAGTAACCCAGGTACTGCTTGAGTTGCTTGGGCGTGTCGCGGTTCGGGTCGACGCTCACCAGCACGATCTGCAACTTGGCCACCGCCTCGGGCGGCAGCTCGCTCTTGATCTGGCGCAGCTGGGCGAGGGTGGTCGGGCAGATGTCCGGGCAGAAGGTGTAGCCGAAGAACAGCAGGCTCCACTTGTCTTTCAGCTCATTGATCGTTACGGGTTGGCCGTCCTGGTCGGTCATTTTCACGTCCGGCAGGGTGCGGCTTTGCGGCAGCAGGATGATGCCGGCGTCAATCAGTGCGGTCGGGTCGCCCTGGCCTTTGCCGGACAGCACTTTATTGATGGTCAGGCCGAGGATCAGTGCGATCACGGCCACGAGGATGAAGACGGTTTTCTGGGTTCGGGTCATAGGCTCAACAGTAAGTAGTGATCTACAAGCAGGGCGATGAACAGCAGGAACAAGTACCAGATAGAGTACTTGAACGTGTTGATCGCCGCGTGCGGCCGACTGCCACGGTACAGCACCACGGCCCATTGCAGGAACCTGGCGCCCAGTACAAGCGCGCACGCCAGGTACAGCAACCCGCTCATCTGGATCACGAACGGCATCAGGCTGACCGCCAGCAGCACCAGGGTGTACAGCAGGATATGAATCTTGGTGTAGTGCTCGCCGTGGGTCACCGGCAGCATCGGGATATCAGCCTTGGCGTATTCCTCCTTGCGATGGATCGCCAGGGCCCAGAAATGCGGTGGGGTCCAGGCGAAGATGATCAACACCAGCAGCAACGGTTCGGCGCTGACGTGACCGGTGGCCGCGACCCAGCCCAGCAGCGGTGGCGCTGCGCCGGCGAGGCCGCCGATGACGATGTTCTGTGGCGTCGCGCGTTTGAGAAACCCGGTGTAGATCACCGCGTAGCCGAGCAGCGAGGCCAGGGTCAGCCAGGCGGTCAGCGGGTTGGTGAAGACCAGTAGCATCGCCTGGCCGGCCAGCGCCAGTGCCAGGGCGAACGTCAGCGCGGCGGCCGGCGAGACCCGGCCCTCGGCCAATGGCCGCTTGTGGGTGCGCGCCATCACCGCGTCGATACGCCGATCCACCACATGGTTGACCGCCGCCGCGCCACCGGCGCACAACGCAATTCCCAGGTTGCCGAACACCAGCACCGTCCAGGGCACGCCGGCGCGGGTCGCGAGAAACATGCCGACCAGCGAGGTGATCAGCATCAACACCACCACCTTGGGTTTGGTCAGCTCCAGGTAATCGCGCCAGATCGCCTGGCTGTGGCGTGTACCGGTCAGGGTTGCCATGGCATCTCTCCTTTGATCGTGATGGGGCCGACGCCGTGTTCAGGCGGATTGAAGCGCCAGCGCAGCGGGACCTGATGCCGTACCCGGACCAGGCTGGTCCGGGCGTGATAGTTGACCAGCACCAGGCTCAGCAACAGCGCGGCGCCCCCAGCGTTGTGGGCCACCGCCACCGGCAGCGGCAGGTGAAACACGACGTTGCTTATACCCAGGCTAATCTGCGCGGCCAACGCGATAAGGACCAGTCCCGCCAGTCGGGTCATGCCCACGGTCTTGAGCTGCCAGGCCAGCCCCAGCAGTACCACGGTCACCAGCAAGGCGCCGATGCGGTGGGTCACATGGATGGCGGTGCGGGCGTCGCTGTCGAGCTGCCCGCCCAGGTAATTCGGACCGATGTGCTGGGTCAGGTGGAAACCATTGGCGAAATCGGCGGGCGGCATCCATTGGCCGTGGCAGGTCGGAAAGTCGATACACGCCACCGCGGCGTAGTTGGAGCTGACCCAACCGCCTAGGGCGATCTGGCCGATCACCAGCAGTAGCCCGGCGGTCGCCCAGTGTTGCAGGCGCTTGGGCACGGTCAGCGCCGGCAACACGCCGGACAATCTCAACGTGAGCAAAAACAGCAGGCTCAACGTCGCGAACCCGCCCAGCAAATGCCCGGTGACCACCTGCGGCCAGAGCTTGAGCGTGACGGTCCACATGCCGAACGCCGCTTGGGCGAACACCACCACCAGCAGGAACAGCGGCAGTTTTAATGGCAGGCCGGGGTGGCGACGGTTGGTCCAGGCGCGGGCGGCCAGCGCGGCAATCATCAGTGCCAACGCACCGGCGAAATAGCGATGGACCATTTCGTTCCAGCCTTTATGGGCTTCCACCGGGGTGTCGGGAAAATGCAACTCGGCATGGGCCAGTTGGGCTTCGCCCTTGGGCACGCTGATGAAACCGTAGCAACCGGGCCAATCGGGGCAACCGAGGCCGGCGTGAGTCAGGCGGGTGTAGGCGCCCAACAGTACGACAATCAATGCCAGCAACGTGGCAAACAGCGCGAGGCGAAATCCAGGCTTGGCCATGTCGATGTCCTCATCCGATGTTCGACAGTTTCAGCAGGTGGCGCAGGTCATTGAGCAGGTCCTTGCCCTTGACCCGAGCGTCGTAGCGCAGCACCAGGTTGCTGTGGGGGTCGATGATCCACAGCTGGGCGCCACCAGAGCCCTGGGCGCCTTTCTGATAGGCCGGCAGGTCCAGTGGATAACGTTGCAGCTGTGGATACTCGCGCTGCAGCTGGGCGTCGTATTCCGCCTCCAGCGGTTGCGCTATTGCCAGGGCATGGCTGGCGCGGCCAGCCTCGCGACCCAGGCCGATCTGCACCTGTCGCGCCAGGTACACCAGTTGCCGGCAATCCACCGAACACTCCTGCGGCGCCGTTACCAGGATCTGCCAGCGCTGCTCGTCGGCCTGCACGCCGATGTCCGCGCGGGACTGGCCGTTGCCGATCAACTCGCCGTGATAGCTGCGACTGTCCGGGACCCAGAACTGGAACTTGTACATGCCGGTGGCGAGGATCATCGGCCCGACCACGCCCAGCACAATCAGCAGCAATTGCACGCGCCCCTTGCGACGGCGGCGTGCATCGGGCACGTCAGACGTGTTGGTTGGATTCATGGTGCTTCCCATGGTGTCTCCCTGCGTTGTGCCATCCGAGATAAAGGAAAAGGCCGAACAGCGCCGCCGCCATGGCGAACCACTGCACGGCATAACCGAGGTGTTTTTCCGGGCCCATGGCAACCACCGCCCAATCGGTCCGGTAGGCGCCAGGGCCGCTTTGTTGTCTCAATTCGTAGGCGAAGCCGCCGCGACCCAGTTCGGCCCAGAGCTTCTGCGGTTCGATAGCGGTGACCAGCCGCGGCCACGGTGC includes:
- a CDS encoding SCO family protein; this encodes MTRTQKTVFILVAVIALILGLTINKVLSGKGQGDPTALIDAGIILLPQSRTLPDVKMTDQDGQPVTINELKDKWSLLFFGYTFCPDICPTTLAQLRQIKSELPPEAVAKLQIVLVSVDPNRDTPKQLKQYLGYFDPQFIGLTAASVQDLQKLANAVSIPFIPADTSKPNYTVDHSGNLAVIGPDGTQRGFIRAPLNNQKLVAQLPEMLKRK
- the cyoE gene encoding heme o synthase; this translates as MATLTGTRHSQAIWRDYLELTKPKVVVLMLITSLVGMFLATRAGVPWTVLVFGNLGIALCAGGAAAVNHVVDRRIDAVMARTHKRPLAEGRVSPAAALTFALALALAGQAMLLVFTNPLTAWLTLASLLGYAVIYTGFLKRATPQNIVIGGLAGAAPPLLGWVAATGHVSAEPLLLVLIIFAWTPPHFWALAIHRKEEYAKADIPMLPVTHGEHYTKIHILLYTLVLLAVSLMPFVIQMSGLLYLACALVLGARFLQWAVVLYRGSRPHAAINTFKYSIWYLFLLFIALLVDHYLLLSL
- a CDS encoding heme A synthase, producing MAKPGFRLALFATLLALIVVLLGAYTRLTHAGLGCPDWPGCYGFISVPKGEAQLAHAELHFPDTPVEAHKGWNEMVHRYFAGALALMIAALAARAWTNRRHPGLPLKLPLFLLVVVFAQAAFGMWTVTLKLWPQVVTGHLLGGFATLSLLFLLTLRLSGVLPALTVPKRLQHWATAGLLLVIGQIALGGWVSSNYAAVACIDFPTCHGQWMPPADFANGFHLTQHIGPNYLGGQLDSDARTAIHVTHRIGALLVTVVLLGLAWQLKTVGMTRLAGLVLIALAAQISLGISNVVFHLPLPVAVAHNAGGAALLLSLVLVNYHARTSLVRVRHQVPLRWRFNPPEHGVGPITIKGEMPWQP